The sequence GGAGGGCATCCGTTTCTCGTAGAAATATAAGACCATTTATTAACGTGAAACTTATAAACCGTTATATTTTGAAAAAACGAGGTGCAGGTATGCTTATTTCGCAAATTGATGTGTTCCGATGTGACCTCCCGCTCTCCCCTCCATTCACTCATTCTTCGTCCGGGACCGTCACGCATCTAAAAGAAATCTATCTGCGCATTACGGCAGATTCCGGCGTCACCGGCTGGAGCGAAGTTCGCGGAAACTGCGAATACGTTACCGGCGATACGCCCGAACGGGTGGCGGCCGTTCTTACGCATACACTTGGCCCCGCACTGCTCGGAAAGCCCGTGATGAACAGAAATAGGATCAATGCCCAGCTTGATAGGCTGATTAACGGAAACAGCGCAGCCCGCGCTGCGGTGGATATTGCCCTGCTCGATCTTATGGGCAAGGAATTGAAAGTGTCTGTCGCCGAGCTGCTGGGGGGACGGCTGCGGGATTCCATCCCAAGCGATGCCACGATCGCCTTCGGCACGCCGGAGGAAGCCGAGGAGGAAGCGGCCCGGTATCTGCAGGCCGGCTTCCGGACCATTAAGGTGAGAGTCGGCCCTGACCGGACCGCCGACCTTGAACGGGTGCGGCGGGCCAGAGCCGTCATTGACTCGCTCGGGCTAGAAGCAGAAGTTCTTCTGTGTGTCGATGCCAATCAGGGATGGACGCCCAAGCAAGCGTCCCTTCGCTTGAGGGAACTCGAAGCGCTCGGCGTGGAATGGGTGGAGCAGCCCGTACCCGCTGACGATTTCTCCGGTCTGAAACAGGTCCGGCAGCAGACACGGGCCGCCGTTGTGGCCGATGAGAGCTGCCGCACCTGCGCGGACGTCGCCCGGATTGCCGCCGAGGGCGCAGCCGACATCGTCCACTTGAAGCTCGTTAAGGCGGGGTCTGTCGCCAATCTGCTGCGGATGATAGCGGTCGCCGAATCCTTCGGCATCCCGTATATGCTCGGGCAGATGGACGAGGGAAGGCTGGCTACTGCCGCGCTGCTGCAAATCGCGGCGGCTTCGCGCGCCAGCCACTTTGAAGTGTGGGGATTCCAGCGGGTCCGTCCCGAAGACGATCCCGCCGGCGCGCTTACGGTATCAAGCGGAGCCGTATCCGTTCCGGAAGGCTTCGGATTGGGCGTCACCGTCGATGAATCCCGCTTGACTAAGGTCTCCAGCCTGTCCGCAGGCGCAATGTAGGCCGCCTCCAGAGTTGCGAATATCTTATAGAAGCAAAACAGCAAGCCTCCGATATCCGGAAGCTTGCTGTTTGTATTTTTCGACTCCTGGCAGCTTGCTTATTGAATCTTCAAAACAATCTTTCCGACAGTGTTCTTCTTCTCTAAAAGGAGATGTGTCTCCACTGCCTGTTCCAATGGATAGACACCTGACACCTCGGAGTGAAGCTCTCCGCGCGCCAGCATGCCGAGCGCTTCCTGCGCCGCTGCTCCTACC is a genomic window of Paenibacillus durus ATCC 35681 containing:
- a CDS encoding mandelate racemase/muconate lactonizing enzyme family protein → MLISQIDVFRCDLPLSPPFTHSSSGTVTHLKEIYLRITADSGVTGWSEVRGNCEYVTGDTPERVAAVLTHTLGPALLGKPVMNRNRINAQLDRLINGNSAARAAVDIALLDLMGKELKVSVAELLGGRLRDSIPSDATIAFGTPEEAEEEAARYLQAGFRTIKVRVGPDRTADLERVRRARAVIDSLGLEAEVLLCVDANQGWTPKQASLRLRELEALGVEWVEQPVPADDFSGLKQVRQQTRAAVVADESCRTCADVARIAAEGAADIVHLKLVKAGSVANLLRMIAVAESFGIPYMLGQMDEGRLATAALLQIAAASRASHFEVWGFQRVRPEDDPAGALTVSSGAVSVPEGFGLGVTVDESRLTKVSSLSAGAM